One genomic segment of uncultured Fibrobacter sp. includes these proteins:
- a CDS encoding rod shape-determining protein, with protein sequence MFGLFSCDIGIDLGTANTLVHVAGQGIVINEPTVIAVDSKNNRVSAIGFEAKKMLGRTPGESRAVRPMRDGVIADFELVENLLQTFIKRVQKYPLWMVKPRVVVGVPSGITEVEKRAVIDAAKQAGAKEVHLVHEPMAAAIGMGIPVEDPVGNMIVDIGGGTSDIAVIALNGTVCNASVRVGGDEMDEAIVRYLRTMYNLCVGDSTAEQIKIQIGSASPLEEELTMEVKGHDFLAGMPRTTTINSAEIREALNEPVTAIIEAVKQALSITPPELSADIYDKGIIMTGGGSQLRGFDERIRKETGLSVNVIDEALTCVCKGAARILEDLDKYRPVLIASSN encoded by the coding sequence TTGTTCGGCCTCTTTTCTTGCGATATCGGTATTGACCTCGGCACAGCGAATACGTTGGTCCATGTGGCAGGTCAGGGAATTGTCATTAATGAACCTACGGTTATTGCGGTGGACAGCAAAAATAACCGTGTCTCTGCCATCGGTTTCGAAGCGAAAAAGATGCTTGGCCGTACGCCTGGCGAAAGCCGTGCCGTGCGCCCGATGCGTGATGGCGTGATTGCCGATTTCGAACTGGTAGAAAACCTTTTGCAGACATTCATCAAGCGCGTGCAGAAGTACCCGCTGTGGATGGTGAAACCCCGCGTGGTGGTCGGTGTTCCTTCTGGAATTACCGAAGTGGAAAAGCGTGCCGTGATCGATGCTGCCAAGCAGGCCGGTGCCAAGGAAGTTCACCTGGTACATGAACCTATGGCTGCCGCTATCGGTATGGGCATTCCTGTGGAAGACCCTGTGGGTAACATGATTGTGGATATTGGCGGTGGTACTTCCGATATCGCCGTGATCGCTTTGAACGGCACCGTTTGCAACGCCTCTGTGCGTGTGGGCGGTGACGAAATGGACGAGGCCATTGTCCGCTACCTCCGTACCATGTACAATCTTTGCGTGGGTGATAGCACTGCAGAACAGATCAAGATCCAGATTGGCTCTGCAAGCCCGCTTGAAGAAGAACTGACCATGGAAGTGAAGGGTCATGACTTCTTGGCAGGCATGCCGCGTACCACGACCATTAACAGCGCCGAAATCCGTGAAGCCTTGAATGAACCTGTGACGGCCATTATCGAAGCCGTGAAGCAGGCCTTGAGCATTACTCCGCCGGAACTCTCTGCCGATATTTACGACAAGGGTATCATCATGACGGGTGGTGGTTCTCAGCTGCGCGGCTTTGATGAACGTATCCGTAAGGAAACGGGTCTTTCGGTGAACGTGATTGATGAAGCTCTGACTTGCGTCTGTAAGGGTGCGGCTCGCATTCTCGAAGACCTGGATAAATATCGCCCGGTTTTGATTGCATCTTCGAACTAA
- a CDS encoding AgmX/PglI C-terminal domain-containing protein — MAKKNTPEMDPLVASLMPESDKKMGAIAGISLVVALAICLWASMYEQVVDEVVFDDSAAADLTASMTIDEKKEEKKEEKKKEEPKKPRKKAGGGGKPRGKGQPNAPQTRGVLKLLTAQTKNASAGAYDLMKNQKFSKDIDKVLKDVAGLQTTGKTVLGGRRGKADGGFNEGYAEGGSGGIGDGLAGLLGGGGGGIATKAKGSIRTPSERDIDMGAGGGSRSAADIMKVVRQRTPGLRHIYNKFLKKKPGFQGKVTLKFTIAPGGEIISISIASSTTGYGEFDGEVKNAVSRWKFSKVKSGNTTVTIPFTFSE; from the coding sequence ATGGCTAAAAAGAATACTCCCGAAATGGATCCGTTAGTAGCGTCCCTGATGCCGGAATCCGACAAGAAGATGGGTGCTATTGCCGGTATCTCTTTAGTCGTAGCTTTGGCTATCTGCCTTTGGGCTTCCATGTACGAACAGGTGGTGGACGAAGTCGTGTTCGACGACTCTGCCGCTGCTGATCTTACTGCTTCTATGACCATCGATGAAAAGAAGGAAGAGAAGAAGGAAGAGAAGAAGAAGGAAGAACCCAAGAAGCCTCGTAAGAAGGCTGGTGGTGGCGGCAAGCCGCGTGGTAAGGGTCAGCCCAACGCTCCCCAGACTCGTGGTGTGCTTAAGCTCTTGACTGCTCAGACCAAGAATGCCTCTGCAGGCGCCTATGACCTCATGAAGAACCAGAAGTTCTCTAAGGACATCGATAAGGTGCTGAAGGACGTGGCTGGCCTCCAGACGACGGGTAAGACCGTTCTCGGTGGTCGTCGCGGTAAGGCAGATGGTGGCTTTAACGAAGGTTATGCCGAAGGTGGTTCCGGTGGTATCGGTGACGGCCTGGCAGGTCTTCTCGGCGGCGGTGGCGGTGGTATCGCTACCAAGGCTAAGGGTTCCATCAGGACTCCGTCTGAACGCGATATCGACATGGGTGCCGGTGGTGGATCTCGTTCCGCTGCAGACATCATGAAGGTTGTGCGTCAGCGTACTCCGGGTCTCCGCCACATCTATAACAAGTTCCTGAAGAAGAAACCGGGCTTCCAGGGTAAGGTTACCTTGAAGTTCACGATCGCTCCGGGTGGCGAAATCATCAGCATCTCCATTGCTTCTTCTACGACCGGTTACGGCGAATTTGACGGCGAAGTCAAGAACGCTGTGAGCCGCTGGAAGTTCAGCAAGGTGAAGTCTGGTAACACCACTGTTACGATCCCGTTCACCTTCTCCGAATAA
- the rodA gene encoding rod shape-determining protein RodA → MKPNRLLSRSLRFDWMFIALTIALMSVGVALVYSATIAEDASVVELFWFKQIIYFIFGAVFAAALIFVRIDWLKRAAFPLYVVALILLVVVLFFAGDVVKGAGRWIDLGVFKLQPSEFAKIAYLLTISYWLSKHPVSLYKLKSFVVPFFLFIVPFALVLKQPDLSTALVFIAVTMVSFFFAGLTLTDMFLIVSPVLSVFFSHSQALVFEILWGLLICVVVFALFRRKLPKVLSALILMANIFAGYASSMAWNMLEPHQQKRVNTFLDPMSDPLGDGYQVLQSLTAIGSGGLTGKGFGNGSQTNLAFLPEEHTDFIFSVLGEQFGFLGCAFVLILYALFLWRATSICRLSSDPFVTLMVMGASTVFLFHIMVNIAMTVGLMPVTGLPLPFLSYGGSFALTCMVLVGFLLCLHFQARRR, encoded by the coding sequence ATGAAACCCAATCGACTCCTTAGCCGTTCGCTTCGATTTGACTGGATGTTCATCGCGCTTACGATTGCCTTGATGAGCGTGGGTGTTGCCCTTGTGTATTCGGCGACGATTGCTGAAGATGCATCTGTGGTGGAATTGTTCTGGTTCAAGCAGATTATATACTTTATCTTTGGCGCTGTGTTTGCTGCTGCCCTTATCTTTGTGCGCATAGACTGGTTGAAGCGTGCGGCGTTCCCGCTCTATGTGGTTGCCCTTATTTTGCTTGTGGTGGTGCTGTTCTTTGCTGGCGATGTGGTGAAGGGTGCTGGACGATGGATTGACCTGGGCGTTTTCAAGTTGCAGCCTTCGGAATTCGCAAAGATTGCCTACTTGCTGACCATTTCTTATTGGCTCTCGAAACATCCGGTTAGCTTGTATAAACTGAAGTCGTTTGTGGTGCCGTTCTTCTTGTTTATTGTGCCTTTTGCCTTGGTGCTTAAACAGCCTGACTTGAGTACGGCTCTCGTGTTTATTGCTGTTACGATGGTGAGTTTCTTTTTTGCAGGGCTTACGCTTACAGACATGTTCTTGATTGTAAGCCCGGTGCTTTCGGTATTTTTCTCCCATTCGCAGGCGCTTGTATTTGAAATCCTTTGGGGCCTTTTGATTTGCGTGGTGGTGTTTGCGCTGTTCCGCAGAAAACTTCCGAAGGTGCTGTCGGCCTTGATTCTGATGGCGAATATTTTTGCGGGGTATGCAAGTTCTATGGCCTGGAATATGCTCGAGCCGCACCAGCAAAAGCGCGTGAATACTTTCTTGGACCCGATGAGTGACCCCTTGGGAGACGGTTACCAGGTGCTACAGTCCTTGACTGCAATTGGTTCGGGTGGCCTTACCGGAAAGGGCTTCGGAAACGGCTCGCAGACAAACCTCGCCTTTTTGCCCGAAGAACATACGGACTTTATCTTTAGCGTGCTTGGCGAACAGTTCGGCTTTTTGGGCTGTGCCTTTGTGCTGATTCTTTATGCGTTGTTCCTTTGGCGCGCCACATCGATTTGCAGACTGTCTTCGGACCCGTTCGTGACGCTTATGGTCATGGGGGCTTCGACGGTTTTCTTGTTCCACATTATGGTGAACATTGCGATGACGGTCGGATTGATGCCGGTAACGGGTCTGCCTTTGCCGTTCCTGTCTTATGGCGGTTCGTTTGCTTTGACTTGTATGGTGTTAGTCGGATTCTTGCTTTGCTTGCATTTCCAGGCTCGCCGCCGCTAA
- a CDS encoding MotA/TolQ/ExbB proton channel family protein, with protein MSKMLQSFSPESDGYQFMWIILVVFMIGLGFSVERFLYIMVKSAKGRKDFLAKFGTHISAQRYDEALSYANATKLPIARVMAAIVAARNGGRETMSAACDAVFLTEAPRLTRYISIIQVMASISTLLGLMGTIYGLIYTFDAVANKPAAERAKALSDGIAIAMGTTLLGLLSAVPLLVIVGLLNMNSERLIQEMEEKGLKIINSLA; from the coding sequence ATGTCTAAAATGCTTCAATCCTTCAGCCCGGAATCTGATGGTTACCAGTTCATGTGGATCATCCTCGTGGTGTTCATGATTGGCCTCGGCTTCTCTGTTGAACGCTTCCTTTACATCATGGTGAAGAGCGCTAAGGGCCGTAAGGATTTCTTGGCCAAGTTCGGCACTCACATTTCTGCTCAGCGCTATGATGAAGCTCTCAGCTATGCCAACGCAACCAAGCTCCCGATCGCTCGCGTGATGGCCGCAATCGTTGCTGCCCGTAACGGTGGTCGTGAAACCATGTCCGCTGCTTGCGACGCAGTGTTCCTGACCGAAGCTCCCCGTCTTACTCGTTATATCAGCATCATTCAGGTTATGGCTTCCATCTCCACGTTGCTTGGACTTATGGGCACCATTTACGGTCTGATCTACACCTTCGATGCTGTGGCTAACAAGCCGGCTGCTGAACGTGCCAAGGCCCTTTCCGATGGTATTGCTATCGCTATGGGTACTACGCTCCTCGGCCTTCTCTCCGCTGTGCCTCTTCTGGTCATCGTCGGCCTCCTCAACATGAACTCCGAACGCCTCATCCAGGAAATGGAAGAAAAGGGCCTCAAGATTATCAACTCCCTCGCATAA
- the mreC gene encoding rod shape-determining protein MreC, whose translation MLRAIRFIVDLFTQRHGIVAFVFFLALGLLMRQAPNTIRESIVSSAVSTLYFPAQRIVSAVGHYKAVALENEQLKEENARLRQETYHAREGLQELARLHTLVRFDDKWDFPIVTARVIGHNPGRFLTTMVINRGTEHGVKEDMPVFSMNGLVGKISKASMSHSRVQLLVDPNLKLSVMDRRTRVVGFLESMDGVRLTALVPTHAGVHAGDTLVTSGLGGIFPKGIPVGTVKEVRKSDLDVMRQMEVEPFQDFSILEEVFVMEKEPDWIIRELLDE comes from the coding sequence ATGCTTAGGGCGATTCGCTTTATTGTCGACTTGTTTACACAAAGGCACGGTATCGTTGCCTTTGTCTTTTTCTTGGCTCTCGGCCTTTTGATGAGGCAGGCGCCGAACACGATTCGCGAGAGTATTGTCTCGTCGGCAGTGTCGACGCTGTATTTCCCGGCGCAGCGCATTGTGTCTGCGGTGGGACATTACAAGGCTGTAGCACTTGAAAACGAACAACTGAAAGAAGAAAACGCACGCTTGAGGCAAGAAACCTACCATGCCCGCGAAGGCTTGCAGGAACTCGCCCGACTGCATACGCTAGTCCGATTTGACGACAAATGGGATTTCCCGATCGTGACGGCCCGCGTGATTGGACACAACCCCGGAAGATTCCTTACGACGATGGTGATTAACCGCGGTACGGAGCATGGCGTGAAAGAAGACATGCCCGTGTTTTCGATGAACGGTTTGGTCGGAAAAATTTCGAAAGCGAGTATGAGCCATTCGCGCGTGCAGTTGCTCGTGGATCCGAACCTTAAGTTGTCTGTAATGGATCGTCGCACTCGCGTGGTGGGCTTTTTGGAATCGATGGACGGTGTTCGCTTGACGGCACTTGTTCCGACCCATGCGGGCGTGCATGCGGGCGATACGCTTGTGACTTCTGGCTTGGGAGGCATTTTCCCGAAGGGCATTCCTGTGGGCACTGTAAAAGAAGTCCGCAAGTCCGATCTCGATGTAATGCGCCAGATGGAAGTGGAACCTTTCCAGGATTTTTCGATTCTTGAAGAAGTGTTCGTGATGGAAAAGGAACCGGATTGGATAATCAGGGAGCTGCTTGATGAATAA
- a CDS encoding biopolymer transporter ExbD yields MARRTRKFSEDVPFSLTSMMDMMTIILVFMIKNLDAEGQLLTQAENLILPVSTSKVQPKEVALTVVVDNNYVVVDNAKIVPTEDVLKQEDLLVTKVDSVLKERRATEQEHALKMGLPADEAGNIIVQIDKNIPYDAMYKVMATCGFSGYTHIAFAVMQKNGGEE; encoded by the coding sequence ATGGCTAGAAGAACTCGTAAATTTAGCGAAGACGTACCTTTCTCCCTCACGTCCATGATGGACATGATGACCATTATTCTGGTGTTCATGATCAAGAACTTGGACGCTGAAGGTCAGCTTTTGACCCAGGCCGAAAACCTCATCCTTCCGGTGTCTACCTCTAAGGTGCAGCCGAAGGAAGTGGCTCTGACGGTCGTGGTCGATAACAACTACGTTGTGGTCGATAACGCAAAGATCGTTCCTACCGAAGACGTCTTGAAGCAAGAAGATCTTCTTGTGACCAAGGTGGACTCCGTTCTTAAGGAACGCCGCGCAACGGAACAGGAACACGCCCTCAAGATGGGTCTTCCTGCTGACGAAGCCGGTAACATCATTGTGCAGATCGACAAGAACATCCCTTACGATGCAATGTATAAGGTCATGGCTACTTGTGGCTTCTCTGGCTATACGCACATTGCATTCGCCGTTATGCAGAAGAACGGAGGGGAGGAATAA
- the mrdA gene encoding penicillin-binding protein 2, which translates to MLKGMSENETLQNRNWNVLIYMTGVVVLFFVLILRLFSLQFTHYDENLQRSENNRLRKVVLVAERGYIYDRNGEVLVRNRPSYQIALTAINMPRKKAERDSLFHKLLGIKDVAGERLFDSLSLDTAFQRSRWIKNRPIRLLEDATAEQVAIIEERSEELPGVMTVIESRREYPYGTLASHALGYTSEISEEQLKLPEYEGYTQGDRIGQKGLEQFYDKEFRGVNGMKLVEVNASGREVGSLDGVEGTEPVPGLRLVSTIDLRLQKVAEEAIPDSAKGALVAIDPRNGEILAMVSSPRLDPNIFSLKKRERNKGWAHVALDSMRPLTNRAISGTYPPASVFKLVTAGAGLESGILTENKYYSKPCTGGYQYGARYQKCWGTHGSLNVVNAIRLSCDVFFYQAGLDIDMARINEFGRRFGLGEKPLGVDIPGEKGGWLPDSASFNQKNKRLGWRWARGLILNLSIGQGQIVTPLQQATLIGSLATGKGVYRPHFMKELRDIDGNVVRRYEPEIVRPGNMKPYTHRILLAAMDSVVNHPGGTGKRGAIPGIRVGAKTGSGEWKKGEKTHAWYAAVAPLYDPEIAVAVIMEAAGGGGAVSGPIAKKVMEAYFENKEKEAGKNETQSTP; encoded by the coding sequence ATGCTTAAGGGAATGTCCGAAAACGAGACCCTGCAAAACAGGAACTGGAATGTATTGATTTACATGACAGGTGTCGTGGTCTTGTTTTTCGTTCTCATTTTGCGCTTGTTTTCGCTGCAGTTCACCCATTACGACGAAAACCTGCAACGTTCCGAAAACAACCGCTTGCGTAAAGTGGTCTTGGTTGCCGAACGCGGATACATTTATGACCGAAACGGCGAAGTGCTGGTGCGTAATCGCCCTTCTTACCAGATTGCCTTGACGGCGATAAACATGCCCCGCAAAAAAGCGGAACGAGATTCGTTGTTTCACAAGTTGCTGGGCATTAAGGATGTTGCGGGAGAGCGACTCTTTGATTCCCTTTCTCTGGATACGGCATTCCAGCGTTCTCGCTGGATCAAGAATAGGCCGATTCGCCTGCTGGAAGATGCAACTGCCGAACAGGTTGCCATTATCGAAGAACGTTCCGAAGAATTGCCTGGTGTCATGACGGTGATTGAATCGCGTCGCGAATACCCTTACGGCACGCTGGCCTCGCATGCACTGGGTTACACCAGCGAAATTTCGGAAGAACAGCTCAAGCTGCCGGAATACGAAGGCTATACGCAGGGCGACCGAATTGGGCAAAAGGGACTTGAACAATTTTACGACAAGGAGTTCCGCGGTGTTAATGGCATGAAGCTTGTGGAAGTGAATGCCTCTGGCCGCGAAGTGGGCTCGCTTGACGGTGTCGAGGGGACGGAGCCTGTGCCGGGACTTCGCTTGGTGTCGACGATTGATTTGCGCTTGCAGAAGGTTGCCGAAGAGGCGATTCCCGATTCTGCGAAAGGTGCGCTTGTGGCGATTGATCCGCGCAATGGTGAAATTTTGGCGATGGTTTCTTCGCCGAGGCTGGACCCGAACATTTTCTCGCTGAAAAAGCGCGAGCGTAACAAGGGCTGGGCGCATGTGGCGCTTGATTCCATGAGACCGCTCACGAACCGCGCGATTTCGGGTACGTATCCGCCGGCATCTGTTTTTAAACTGGTGACGGCGGGCGCGGGCCTTGAAAGCGGAATTTTGACGGAGAATAAATATTATTCCAAGCCCTGTACAGGTGGCTACCAGTACGGGGCGCGCTACCAGAAATGTTGGGGCACGCATGGCAGCTTGAATGTGGTGAATGCGATTCGCCTGAGTTGCGACGTGTTCTTTTACCAGGCCGGTCTCGATATCGATATGGCCCGCATTAATGAATTTGGCCGGCGCTTTGGCTTGGGCGAAAAACCGCTTGGAGTCGACATCCCCGGCGAAAAGGGTGGCTGGCTCCCGGATTCGGCGTCGTTTAACCAGAAGAACAAACGCTTGGGTTGGCGCTGGGCTCGCGGCTTGATCTTGAACCTTTCGATTGGCCAAGGACAGATCGTGACTCCTTTGCAGCAGGCAACCTTGATAGGTTCCTTGGCGACGGGTAAGGGCGTTTACAGACCGCACTTCATGAAGGAACTCCGCGACATCGACGGAAACGTGGTTCGCCGCTATGAGCCCGAAATCGTGCGCCCGGGTAACATGAAACCGTATACGCACCGTATTTTGCTTGCTGCCATGGATTCCGTGGTGAACCATCCGGGCGGAACGGGTAAACGCGGCGCTATCCCTGGAATTCGTGTGGGCGCCAAAACCGGTTCCGGTGAATGGAAGAAGGGCGAAAAGACACATGCCTGGTATGCGGCCGTAGCTCCGCTTTATGATCCGGAAATTGCCGTGGCTGTGATTATGGAAGCTGCTGGTGGCGGCGGTGCTGTTTCGGGCCCGATTGCCAAGAAAGTGATGGAAGCCTATTTTGAAAATAAGGAAAAGGAGGCGGGAAAAAATGAAACCCAATCGACTCCTTAG
- a CDS encoding biopolymer transporter ExbD, whose protein sequence is MAKELKKPAKPEEPDLLPAMGLFTILIPMLLSMTAFSKLAIVEINMPERSMMNMDNDTPPEPDQQALNLSLAITSDYLVIGARGGFQPNVYFKEMWTFRCKSDAQLITHAPEDVKSAVESGHGPKCKDGSEMDKEKYLYEIESIELWAINKESEEDPGRVIWAVYSSQSENVPDSAYVDGNNSFLAAPGEGAMGLTPPPMLKKPSAGAVLATLTPNSARTLKPDVAAKNIIYPLSAYDLIAKDLIQIHTQFIDLEDVDNIIIVANDDTQFDKIIQLMDRAKEAGFSKINLAKLGG, encoded by the coding sequence ATGGCAAAAGAACTCAAGAAACCAGCCAAGCCTGAAGAACCGGACCTGTTGCCGGCGATGGGCTTGTTCACTATCCTGATTCCTATGCTGTTGTCTATGACCGCCTTCTCCAAGCTTGCTATCGTTGAAATCAACATGCCGGAACGCAGCATGATGAACATGGACAACGATACGCCTCCGGAACCGGACCAGCAGGCTCTTAACCTCTCGCTCGCTATTACCAGTGACTATCTGGTGATCGGTGCCCGCGGTGGTTTCCAGCCGAACGTTTACTTCAAGGAAATGTGGACGTTCCGTTGCAAGTCTGATGCGCAGCTCATTACGCATGCGCCGGAAGATGTGAAGTCGGCCGTGGAAAGCGGTCATGGTCCCAAGTGCAAAGACGGATCCGAAATGGATAAAGAAAAGTATCTTTATGAAATCGAATCCATCGAACTCTGGGCCATCAACAAGGAATCCGAAGAAGACCCGGGCCGCGTGATTTGGGCCGTGTATTCTTCTCAGTCCGAAAATGTGCCTGACAGCGCATACGTGGACGGTAACAACTCATTCCTCGCTGCTCCTGGCGAAGGCGCTATGGGTCTGACCCCGCCGCCGATGCTCAAGAAGCCGAGCGCAGGCGCTGTGCTTGCAACCCTCACTCCGAACTCGGCTCGTACGCTGAAACCGGATGTGGCTGCAAAGAACATCATCTACCCGCTGTCTGCTTACGACTTGATCGCTAAGGACCTGATTCAGATCCATACGCAGTTCATTGACCTCGAAGACGTCGATAACATCATCATCGTTGCTAACGACGACACCCAGTTCGATAAGATCATTCAACTTATGGACCGTGCTAAAGAAGCCGGTTTCAGCAAGATCAACCTTGCTAAGCTGGGAGGTTAA
- the mreD gene encoding rod shape-determining protein MreD, producing MNNLGWLKSLILFVIVFALQMTVAEWLSFFDVAPDFVIIFIVAMAIRRGPTAGCFWGFVAGFTQDVYAPVEWLGANTIAMTVVGYAVGQLEERFLSLNLPAKVGVLGLGFFVSDMIYFAITGLSKDVVTNLFLTKSLPECIYTMLIGGIFFYLDLGSKKKKHA from the coding sequence ATGAATAACTTAGGGTGGCTCAAATCGCTTATTTTGTTTGTAATCGTGTTTGCCTTGCAAATGACGGTTGCCGAATGGCTTAGCTTCTTTGATGTGGCGCCTGATTTTGTGATTATCTTTATTGTGGCGATGGCCATTAGAAGGGGCCCTACGGCCGGATGTTTTTGGGGCTTTGTCGCAGGCTTTACGCAAGACGTGTATGCTCCGGTGGAATGGCTCGGTGCAAATACGATTGCCATGACGGTGGTCGGTTATGCGGTGGGGCAGCTTGAAGAACGATTCCTTTCGCTCAATTTGCCTGCTAAAGTCGGCGTGCTTGGCTTGGGCTTTTTTGTGAGCGACATGATTTACTTTGCGATCACGGGACTTTCTAAAGACGTTGTCACGAATTTGTTCCTCACGAAATCGCTGCCTGAATGCATTTATACAATGCTGATTGGCGGTATATTCTTCTACCTGGATTTAGGCAGTAAAAAGAAGAAGCATGCTTAA